The Verrucomicrobium spinosum DSM 4136 = JCM 18804 genome includes a region encoding these proteins:
- a CDS encoding DUF4190 domain-containing protein produces MQYHLGRDGSPLGEFPEAEILSGLTTGRFLPTDLAWCAGMSDWKPLSEVLPQPALLPAVPSPIPSSPADVEVLRPGTGPSLTKVSPSPAPTTPGWPAPPAPPTHVGMGVMPTPGTAIASLVLGIISLVTCSLGVLLVIPGLICGHIALNQIKAPGSRYEGKALAMTGLILNYVWLGVVVLCVVVILAFGLLGAILEQFN; encoded by the coding sequence ATGCAGTACCACCTCGGCAGAGACGGCAGCCCCCTTGGAGAATTCCCTGAGGCAGAAATCCTCAGCGGCCTGACCACAGGCCGGTTCCTCCCCACTGATCTGGCGTGGTGTGCGGGGATGTCCGACTGGAAGCCGCTGTCAGAAGTGCTCCCACAGCCCGCCTTACTGCCTGCCGTTCCCTCCCCCATCCCCTCCTCGCCAGCGGACGTGGAGGTGCTTCGCCCAGGCACGGGCCCCTCTCTCACCAAGGTCTCGCCCTCCCCCGCCCCCACAACCCCGGGCTGGCCAGCACCGCCCGCTCCGCCCACTCATGTGGGCATGGGAGTGATGCCCACCCCGGGCACTGCCATTGCCAGCCTGGTGCTTGGCATCATTTCTCTGGTCACCTGCAGCCTTGGGGTGTTGCTGGTGATTCCAGGCCTGATTTGTGGCCATATCGCTCTCAATCAAATCAAAGCGCCAGGCTCCCGCTATGAAGGCAAGGCGCTGGCCATGACGGGCCTGATCCTCAACTACGTCTGGCTGGGTGTGGTCGTCCTTTGTGTGGTGGTCATCCTCGCCTTTGGCCTCCTGGGTGCCATTCTGGAACAGTTCAACTAG
- a CDS encoding DUF4190 domain-containing protein yields MDYHVARNGEQLGQFTAEEIRHGLFDGKFQATDLGWKEGQADWVPLSTLFGQMTPAAKIKSAPVTQVPLSSSVAPEYHSPTNGLAIAALVMGIISIFTFGLCGIGSIITIVLGHMALTRVRQSGGSLGGKGMAVAGLVMGYASIALAIVGILASLALPTFTRIQERGNITKSISNVRQLVTACKIYALDHEGKYPDNLDALVTDGILEQEVYSSLLRCPLSNSSPGYEYLGAGQKDGENPEAPLFLSKAEIRGKRVVGRRDGNTDFSIPPPPNLSAP; encoded by the coding sequence ATGGATTATCATGTCGCGCGCAATGGTGAGCAGTTGGGGCAATTCACCGCCGAAGAAATCCGCCATGGACTTTTCGACGGCAAGTTTCAAGCAACGGATCTGGGGTGGAAGGAAGGGCAGGCCGACTGGGTGCCGCTGAGCACCTTGTTTGGGCAGATGACCCCTGCGGCCAAGATCAAGAGCGCCCCGGTCACCCAGGTGCCGCTCTCCTCCTCCGTGGCCCCGGAGTACCACTCCCCCACCAATGGTCTGGCCATTGCCGCACTGGTGATGGGCATCATCTCCATCTTTACCTTCGGCTTGTGCGGCATCGGATCGATCATCACCATCGTCCTTGGCCACATGGCGCTCACGCGAGTGCGCCAGTCCGGTGGGTCACTCGGGGGCAAGGGCATGGCGGTGGCCGGCCTGGTGATGGGCTACGCCTCCATCGCCCTCGCCATCGTCGGCATTCTGGCATCCCTCGCGCTACCCACCTTCACCCGCATCCAGGAGCGGGGAAACATCACCAAGTCCATCAGCAATGTCCGGCAACTGGTGACGGCGTGCAAAATTTATGCCCTGGACCACGAAGGCAAGTACCCGGACAACCTGGACGCGCTGGTCACCGACGGCATCCTGGAGCAAGAGGTGTACAGCAGCCTTTTGCGCTGCCCTCTCAGCAATAGCTCTCCTGGCTACGAGTATCTGGGCGCTGGGCAAAAGGACGGGGAGAACCCTGAGGCACCCCTCTTCCTCAGCAAGGCGGAGATCCGCGGCAAACGTGTCGTGGGCAGAAGGGACGGTAACACGGATTTTTCGATCCCGCCTCCGCCAAATCTCTCCGCCCCCTAA
- a CDS encoding ArsR/SmtB family transcription factor, whose translation MSSILKSFALLSDATRVRILALLRHEELSVAELQEILALGQSNISAQLARLKTAGFVTDRRSGKNRLYQLQPPRPKDQETHEHLLALLDAATQELHEAKHDLTSLKLVRRKRADTARSYFDALAGKFGRQYIPGRSWKALGEMLLHFVPPLVIADLGAGEGVVSQMLAQHARQVIAVDNSEKMVAYGSSLAQEHGFANLDYRLGDIEDPPITDGSVDVALFSQALHHAGRPELALAAAHRILKPGGRVIVLDLLRHSFEKARLLYADVWLGFSEVELHEMLERAGFQNIEIRLVDREAKSPHFQTLLAVALKS comes from the coding sequence GTGTCGTCAATTCTCAAATCCTTCGCCCTTCTCTCCGATGCCACCCGCGTGCGCATCCTGGCGCTGCTGCGTCATGAGGAGCTCTCTGTGGCGGAGCTGCAGGAGATTCTGGCCCTGGGCCAGAGCAACATCTCTGCGCAGCTGGCCCGCCTGAAGACGGCGGGATTCGTCACCGACCGCCGGTCTGGGAAGAACCGGCTGTACCAGTTGCAGCCGCCACGGCCCAAGGATCAGGAGACCCACGAGCACCTCCTGGCGCTGCTGGACGCCGCCACCCAGGAACTGCATGAGGCGAAACATGACCTCACCTCCCTCAAGCTCGTGCGCCGGAAGCGCGCTGACACCGCGCGATCCTACTTCGACGCTCTGGCGGGCAAATTTGGCCGCCAGTACATTCCCGGCCGATCCTGGAAGGCGCTGGGGGAGATGCTGCTGCACTTCGTTCCCCCGCTGGTCATTGCCGATCTGGGGGCCGGTGAGGGGGTGGTCTCCCAGATGCTGGCGCAGCATGCGCGGCAGGTCATTGCGGTGGACAATTCCGAGAAAATGGTGGCCTACGGTTCCAGCCTCGCGCAGGAGCATGGCTTCGCCAATCTCGACTACCGGCTGGGCGACATCGAAGACCCGCCGATCACCGATGGCAGCGTGGATGTGGCCCTCTTCAGCCAGGCCCTGCACCACGCCGGCAGGCCCGAGCTCGCCCTCGCGGCGGCGCACCGCATTCTAAAGCCCGGCGGCCGGGTCATTGTGCTGGACCTGCTCCGCCATAGCTTCGAAAAAGCGCGGCTGCTGTACGCCGATGTCTGGCTGGGCTTTTCCGAGGTGGAACTTCATGAAATGCTGGAGCGGGCAGGCTTCCAAAACATCGAGATCCGGCTCGTGGATCGTGAGGCAAAGAGCCCGCACTTTCAGACGCTTCTGGCCGTTGCTTTGAAATCTTGA
- the metK gene encoding methionine adenosyltransferase produces MPSSYIFSSESVGEGHPDKVADTISDAVLDACLAQDKNSRVACETYVKSNIAIVGGEITTKAKLDYVQIVRDAIREIGYVNNDDVFHADQVFVMNIITAQSPDIAQGVDAKKAKGKKTAEQGAGDQGLMFGYACNETPELMPAPIMYAHRLGRELTAIRKAGKAAKWLRPDAKSQVSVEYVDGKPTRIVNVVISTQHAAGVEHAEIEKFCIEKVIRKVLPKNMLTKDTEFLINPTGKFVVGGPQGDTGLTGRKIIVDTYGGMGRHGGGAFSGKDPSKVDRSAAYMGRWVAKNVVAAGLADRCEVQFAYAIGHPEPVSVHVDTFGTHKKSEDSIIAAVQKVFSFKPADIVKQLNLLRPIYSKTTNYGHFGKDDADLTWEAIDKVAALQKATK; encoded by the coding sequence ATGCCAAGCTCCTACATCTTCTCCTCTGAATCCGTCGGTGAAGGCCATCCCGACAAGGTTGCCGACACCATTTCTGATGCCGTACTGGATGCGTGCCTTGCCCAGGACAAGAACAGCCGTGTGGCCTGCGAAACCTATGTGAAGAGCAACATCGCCATTGTCGGCGGTGAGATCACCACCAAGGCCAAGCTCGACTACGTCCAGATCGTGCGCGACGCCATCCGCGAGATCGGCTACGTGAACAACGACGACGTCTTCCACGCAGATCAGGTGTTCGTCATGAACATCATCACCGCCCAGTCTCCGGACATCGCCCAGGGCGTGGACGCGAAGAAGGCCAAGGGCAAAAAGACCGCCGAGCAGGGCGCTGGTGACCAGGGCCTCATGTTCGGCTACGCCTGCAATGAGACCCCTGAGCTCATGCCCGCGCCCATCATGTACGCCCACCGCCTGGGCCGTGAGCTCACCGCCATCCGCAAGGCAGGCAAGGCCGCCAAGTGGCTGCGCCCCGACGCGAAGAGCCAGGTCTCCGTGGAGTATGTGGACGGCAAGCCGACCCGCATTGTGAACGTGGTCATCTCCACCCAGCACGCTGCCGGCGTGGAGCACGCAGAGATCGAGAAGTTCTGCATCGAGAAAGTGATCCGCAAAGTTCTGCCGAAGAACATGCTCACGAAGGACACCGAGTTCCTCATCAACCCCACCGGCAAGTTCGTCGTCGGCGGCCCGCAGGGCGACACCGGCCTGACCGGCCGCAAGATCATCGTGGACACCTACGGCGGCATGGGCCGTCACGGTGGCGGCGCCTTCTCCGGCAAGGACCCCTCCAAAGTGGACCGCAGCGCCGCCTACATGGGCCGCTGGGTCGCCAAGAACGTCGTCGCCGCCGGCCTCGCCGACCGCTGCGAAGTTCAGTTCGCCTACGCCATCGGCCACCCCGAGCCTGTGAGCGTGCACGTTGACACCTTCGGCACCCACAAGAAGTCCGAAGACTCCATCATCGCCGCCGTGCAGAAGGTGTTCTCCTTCAAGCCCGCCGACATCGTGAAGCAACTCAACCTCCTGCGCCCCATCTACAGCAAGACCACCAACTACGGTCACTTCGGCAAGGACGATGCTGATCTTACCTGGGAAGCGATCGACAAGGTCGCGGCGCTGCAGAAGGCGACCAAATAA
- a CDS encoding four helix bundle protein has translation MAHHNFEELEVWKRSARLGVAVLQLADTLTLYALRDQMARSAISIASNIAEGSERDSDKEFRRFLAIAKGSAAELRTQLYLGQRAGLLTAESAAPLIREAKEVSSMIQGLILSLTRASTSVCLVAWISLASGVF, from the coding sequence ATGGCGCATCACAACTTTGAGGAACTGGAAGTATGGAAGCGGAGCGCCCGTCTGGGCGTCGCTGTTCTCCAGCTTGCAGATACCTTGACGCTTTATGCGCTGCGAGATCAGATGGCCCGGTCTGCCATCTCCATCGCTTCAAATATTGCTGAGGGTTCTGAGCGAGATAGTGACAAGGAGTTCCGCCGCTTTTTGGCGATAGCCAAAGGCTCTGCTGCGGAACTCCGCACTCAGCTCTATCTCGGTCAGCGAGCCGGGCTGCTTACTGCCGAAAGCGCTGCTCCCCTGATCAGGGAGGCAAAGGAAGTTTCCTCCATGATTCAGGGTCTGATCCTCTCGCTCACCAGGGCATCAACTTCGGTCTGCCTGGTCGCATGGATCAGTCTGGCGTCTGGAGTCTTCTAG
- the ahcY gene encoding adenosylhomocysteinase gives MSNRVIQTEDYKVRDFSLADFGRKELDIAQHEMPGLMATREKYGPKKPLQGVRITGSLHMTIQTGVLIETLTELGADVRWASCNIFSTQDHAAAAIAAAGTPVFAWKGETLEEYWWCTWKAIMFPGGKGPQLIVDDGGDVTLLIHKGYEMENGDTWVDTPSDNHEVSVIKALLKQIAVEQPGIFHEIVKELKGVSEETTTGVHRLYEMAKAGKLLFPAINVNDSVTKSKFDNLYGCRESLLDGIKRATDVMIAGKVGVVCGYGDVGKGCAAALRGMGAQVIVTEIDPVCALQAAMEGYRVMPIEDTLGTGDIYVTTTGNKDIITVEHMVKMKDQAIVCNIGHFDNEIQVDKLEKLAGIQKLNIKPQVDKYTFPAGNSIYMLAEGRLVNLGCATGHPSFVMSNSFTNQTLAQIELWETRDSRPIGVTVLPKKLDEEVARLHLGKIGVKLTVLSQEQADYIGVPVDGPYKTDHYRY, from the coding sequence ATGAGCAACCGCGTTATTCAAACTGAAGACTACAAAGTAAGAGATTTCTCCCTGGCCGATTTCGGCCGCAAGGAGCTGGACATTGCCCAGCATGAAATGCCCGGCCTGATGGCCACGCGTGAGAAGTACGGCCCTAAGAAGCCCCTTCAAGGCGTCCGCATCACGGGCTCCCTGCACATGACCATCCAGACCGGCGTTTTGATTGAAACGCTGACGGAACTCGGTGCCGATGTGCGCTGGGCGTCCTGCAACATCTTCTCCACCCAGGACCACGCTGCCGCCGCCATCGCCGCTGCCGGCACCCCGGTGTTCGCCTGGAAGGGCGAGACCCTGGAAGAATATTGGTGGTGCACCTGGAAGGCCATCATGTTCCCCGGCGGCAAAGGCCCGCAACTGATCGTGGACGACGGTGGCGATGTCACCCTCCTCATCCACAAAGGCTATGAAATGGAGAACGGCGACACCTGGGTGGACACCCCCTCCGACAACCACGAAGTGTCCGTCATCAAGGCTCTGCTCAAGCAGATCGCCGTGGAGCAGCCCGGCATCTTCCACGAGATCGTGAAGGAGCTCAAGGGCGTCTCCGAAGAGACCACCACCGGTGTGCACCGCCTCTATGAAATGGCGAAGGCTGGCAAGCTGCTCTTCCCCGCCATCAACGTGAACGACAGCGTCACCAAGTCCAAGTTCGACAACCTCTACGGCTGCCGTGAGTCCCTGCTGGACGGCATCAAGCGTGCCACGGACGTGATGATCGCCGGCAAGGTCGGCGTCGTCTGCGGCTACGGCGATGTGGGCAAGGGGTGCGCCGCTGCTCTGCGCGGCATGGGCGCCCAGGTCATCGTGACGGAAATCGACCCTGTGTGTGCCCTTCAGGCCGCCATGGAAGGCTACCGCGTCATGCCGATCGAGGACACCCTTGGCACTGGCGACATCTACGTGACCACCACGGGGAACAAGGACATCATCACCGTGGAGCACATGGTGAAGATGAAGGATCAGGCCATTGTTTGTAACATTGGCCACTTCGACAACGAGATCCAGGTGGACAAGCTGGAGAAGCTTGCCGGCATCCAGAAGCTCAACATCAAGCCCCAGGTGGACAAGTACACCTTCCCCGCCGGCAACAGCATCTACATGCTGGCAGAAGGCCGTCTCGTGAACCTCGGCTGCGCCACCGGCCACCCGAGCTTCGTCATGAGCAACAGCTTCACCAACCAGACGCTGGCCCAGATCGAACTCTGGGAAACCAGGGACTCCCGCCCCATCGGCGTGACCGTGCTTCCCAAGAAGCTCGACGAAGAAGTGGCCCGCCTCCACCTCGGCAAGATCGGTGTGAAACTCACCGTCCTCTCCCAGGAACAGGCCGACTACATCGGCGTGCCAGTGGACGGCCCGTACAAGACGGACCACTACCGCTACTAA
- a CDS encoding DUF1588 domain-containing protein yields MSCRFVLPVLTLLAAPAVSLRGASASATALLPPESVRVMIENRCTDCHDAETKKGSLDLTALAFDLQNPKAYARWVKVFDRVEAGEMPPKGKAQPEAALRKDFLGQLSASLVKSDAERATADGRSTVRRMNRYEYENTVRDLLKAPWLQIKDKLPEDGEANRFNKVGDALDVSHVQMARYLTAADYALREVMADQQSRPSSKPVRYYARSEPSMVKKMFFSEFNRNPVRATFPVLGYAPQPDVRAGKAPATAGEKDAAIRDQEAIGVVASSYEPIELKFSSFKAPRSGRYKLRFNAYAVWVGPGAEKAWWQPNLDVVSKGRRSEPITIYGETPPRLLRLLGSFDVGVEPTTREIDTYLLKGETIRWDAVRLFRSRPPAPRNPLAEKDGQPGVAFKWMEVEGPLLQSWPDAGHKVLFENLPATRKDAKSPLTVESRDPQDAERLLRRFLDRAYRQPYDEEDVQIFLGIIQKARGEGLDFANAMLAGYTAVLCSPKFFCLEEKPGKLDQRALAARLAYFLWNSAPDEALLKADLSDPKVLRQQTDRLLNHPKSRQFVDAFLNYWLDLRKMGATSPDAELYPDYYLDDLLIESAMQETQLFFAEMLKSNLPARTVVDSDFAMLNERLAQHYGLPPLEGVTVHKVALPKGSVRGGLMTQASVLSVTANGTTTSPVVRGVWIMERILGKAPPPPPPSVPAIEPDTRGAHTIREQLEKHRAQQSCALCHTKIDPAGFALENFDVMGGWREQYRAMGEGTSPPGYGKNGQRFAFHAAQKVDASGELPNGGGTFQDIRGLKDLLVKDETQIARNLTSQLITYGTGAPVRFGDRAVVEQILQSTAADGYRLRSLIHALVGTDLFQSK; encoded by the coding sequence ATGTCCTGCCGATTCGTTCTCCCGGTTCTCACCCTTCTCGCCGCTCCTGCCGTCTCCCTGCGCGGGGCGTCTGCGTCTGCGACGGCGCTCCTTCCACCCGAATCTGTGCGGGTCATGATTGAAAACCGCTGCACAGACTGCCATGACGCGGAGACGAAGAAAGGCAGTCTGGATCTCACGGCGCTCGCCTTCGACCTCCAGAACCCGAAGGCCTATGCCCGCTGGGTGAAGGTCTTTGACCGCGTGGAGGCCGGCGAAATGCCGCCGAAGGGAAAGGCCCAGCCAGAGGCTGCGCTGCGCAAGGACTTCCTGGGCCAGCTCAGCGCCAGTCTGGTGAAGTCCGATGCGGAGCGGGCCACCGCAGACGGGCGCTCCACGGTGCGCCGCATGAACCGGTATGAATACGAAAACACCGTGCGGGACCTGCTCAAAGCACCCTGGTTGCAGATCAAGGACAAACTGCCGGAGGATGGGGAGGCCAACCGCTTCAACAAGGTGGGGGACGCGCTGGATGTCTCCCATGTGCAGATGGCCCGCTACCTGACCGCGGCCGACTATGCGCTGCGCGAGGTGATGGCGGACCAGCAATCACGTCCGTCGTCCAAGCCGGTGCGCTACTACGCCCGTTCAGAGCCGTCGATGGTGAAGAAGATGTTCTTCAGCGAGTTTAACCGCAACCCGGTGAGAGCCACGTTCCCGGTGCTGGGGTATGCGCCGCAGCCGGATGTGCGGGCGGGCAAAGCGCCTGCCACGGCGGGTGAGAAGGACGCCGCCATCCGGGATCAAGAGGCCATCGGGGTGGTGGCCAGCAGTTATGAGCCCATTGAGCTCAAGTTCAGCTCCTTCAAGGCACCCCGTTCCGGCCGTTACAAGCTGCGGTTCAATGCGTATGCCGTGTGGGTGGGACCGGGGGCGGAGAAGGCCTGGTGGCAGCCGAATCTGGATGTTGTTTCCAAGGGCCGCCGCTCTGAGCCCATCACCATCTACGGTGAGACTCCGCCGCGTCTGTTGCGCTTGCTGGGCAGCTTTGACGTGGGCGTGGAGCCCACCACCCGCGAGATCGACACCTACCTCCTCAAGGGGGAGACCATCCGCTGGGATGCCGTGCGGCTCTTCCGCTCCCGCCCACCGGCACCGCGGAATCCACTGGCGGAAAAGGACGGACAGCCAGGGGTGGCCTTCAAGTGGATGGAGGTGGAGGGCCCCTTGCTGCAGAGCTGGCCAGATGCCGGGCACAAGGTGCTCTTTGAAAACCTGCCCGCGACACGGAAGGACGCGAAGTCTCCCCTCACGGTGGAATCCAGGGATCCGCAGGATGCGGAACGTTTGTTGCGTCGTTTCCTCGATCGCGCTTACCGCCAGCCCTATGACGAGGAGGATGTGCAGATCTTCCTGGGCATCATTCAAAAGGCCCGGGGCGAGGGGCTCGACTTTGCCAATGCGATGCTGGCCGGATACACCGCCGTGCTGTGCTCCCCCAAGTTCTTCTGCCTGGAGGAAAAGCCCGGGAAACTGGACCAGAGAGCGCTGGCCGCACGGCTGGCTTATTTCCTCTGGAACTCCGCCCCGGATGAGGCGCTGCTCAAGGCAGATCTCAGCGACCCCAAGGTGCTGCGTCAGCAGACTGACCGTCTGTTGAACCATCCCAAGTCCCGGCAGTTCGTGGATGCGTTCCTCAACTACTGGCTGGATCTCCGCAAGATGGGGGCTACCTCGCCAGATGCGGAACTCTATCCCGACTACTACCTGGACGACCTGCTCATTGAGTCCGCCATGCAGGAGACGCAGCTTTTCTTTGCGGAGATGCTGAAGAGCAATCTGCCGGCCCGCACAGTCGTTGACTCCGACTTCGCCATGCTGAATGAGCGGCTCGCCCAGCACTATGGCCTGCCACCTTTGGAGGGGGTGACCGTGCACAAAGTGGCACTGCCCAAGGGAAGCGTGCGTGGCGGGTTGATGACCCAGGCGAGCGTGCTCTCCGTCACCGCCAACGGCACCACCACCTCCCCCGTGGTGCGCGGAGTGTGGATCATGGAGCGCATCCTGGGCAAGGCACCACCGCCACCGCCACCCAGTGTGCCGGCCATTGAGCCTGACACACGCGGGGCTCACACGATTCGCGAGCAACTGGAGAAGCACCGCGCCCAGCAGTCCTGTGCGCTCTGTCATACCAAGATTGATCCGGCAGGCTTTGCCCTGGAGAACTTCGATGTCATGGGCGGCTGGCGGGAGCAATATCGGGCCATGGGGGAGGGGACGTCGCCTCCTGGTTATGGGAAAAACGGCCAGCGGTTTGCCTTCCACGCCGCGCAGAAGGTGGATGCCAGCGGGGAGCTGCCCAATGGCGGCGGCACCTTCCAGGACATCCGCGGGCTGAAGGATCTGTTGGTGAAAGACGAGACTCAGATTGCCCGCAATCTCACCTCCCAGCTCATCACTTATGGCACCGGTGCCCCGGTGAGATTCGGCGACCGCGCCGTGGTGGAACAGATCCTGCAGAGCACCGCCGCAGACGGCTACCGGTTGCGCTCCCTCATCCACGCCCTGGTGGGCACCGACCTCTTCCAGTCCAAGTAG
- a CDS encoding DUF1552 domain-containing protein: protein MNPSVHVSTQRSVSRRQFLRATGVGLALPLLDAMVPAFSRAAAAIATPPRRMLGICNNLGLLPEKFFPALNSTGAGYTLSPYLEELQAHRNDFTVFSGVSHPDVDGGHPADNCFLTAAPHPGSGGFRNTISVDQYAAERLGHLTRFPSLTLGVNVSQGVRSLSWTGAGVLIPCEEHAADVYRRLFLKGSPKEVREQERKLSLGQSIMDAVAGQAKSLQRDLGAHDRERLDQYFTGVRDLEKRLEKSREWEKKPKPVVKEKQPVDPDSPAEYMEKVRLMYDMAALAFETDSTRLITLMLDSVNSPTLDIEGAHITDGYHSLSHHGKSEKKLVQLEAIDREHMRHLSALFTRLKGTGEQGANLLDQSMILYGSNLGNASTHVTTNLPVLFAGGGFKHGQHLVYDKENNYPLPNLFVSMLQRMGLEEGAFASSTGTMKGLEMV, encoded by the coding sequence ATGAACCCTTCTGTCCATGTCTCCACCCAGCGTAGCGTGTCCCGTCGCCAGTTCCTGCGTGCCACCGGAGTGGGGCTGGCCCTGCCCCTGCTGGACGCCATGGTGCCCGCGTTTTCCCGGGCGGCTGCTGCCATCGCCACGCCACCCCGGCGCATGCTCGGCATCTGCAACAACCTGGGGCTGCTGCCAGAGAAGTTCTTTCCCGCTCTGAACTCCACCGGTGCGGGCTACACGCTCTCGCCCTATCTGGAAGAACTGCAGGCCCACCGGAATGACTTCACCGTCTTCAGCGGCGTGTCCCACCCGGATGTGGACGGCGGTCATCCGGCGGACAATTGTTTCCTCACGGCTGCTCCGCATCCCGGGAGCGGCGGATTCCGCAACACCATCTCGGTGGATCAGTACGCGGCAGAGCGTCTGGGGCACCTCACGCGTTTCCCTTCGCTGACGCTGGGCGTCAATGTCTCCCAGGGGGTTCGCAGCCTCTCGTGGACCGGGGCGGGCGTGTTGATCCCGTGCGAAGAACATGCTGCCGATGTGTACCGCCGGTTGTTTCTGAAAGGCTCCCCGAAGGAAGTGCGTGAGCAGGAGAGAAAGCTGTCCCTGGGGCAGAGCATCATGGATGCGGTGGCCGGCCAGGCCAAGAGCCTGCAACGGGATCTGGGCGCTCACGATCGGGAAAGGCTGGACCAGTACTTCACCGGGGTGCGCGATCTGGAGAAGCGCCTGGAAAAATCCCGGGAATGGGAAAAGAAGCCCAAGCCCGTGGTGAAGGAGAAGCAGCCCGTGGATCCTGACAGTCCGGCCGAGTATATGGAAAAGGTGCGGCTCATGTATGACATGGCCGCCCTGGCCTTTGAGACAGACAGCACCCGGCTCATCACCCTCATGCTGGACAGTGTGAATTCACCCACGCTCGACATCGAGGGGGCACACATCACGGACGGCTACCACAGTCTCTCCCACCACGGGAAATCTGAGAAGAAGCTTGTGCAGTTGGAGGCGATTGACCGGGAACACATGCGGCATCTCAGCGCCTTGTTCACGCGGCTCAAAGGAACCGGGGAGCAGGGAGCCAACCTGCTCGACCAGTCCATGATCCTCTACGGGAGCAACCTGGGCAACGCCAGCACCCACGTGACGACGAACCTCCCCGTGCTCTTTGCCGGCGGCGGGTTCAAACACGGCCAGCACCTTGTGTATGACAAGGAGAACAACTACCCGCTTCCGAACCTCTTTGTTTCCATGCTCCAGCGCATGGGGTTGGAGGAAGGGGCGTTTGCGAGCAGCACCGGGACGATGAAGGGGCTGGAGATGGTTTAG